The Archangium primigenium genomic interval CCGACGGCGTGGTGACGCGCATCGATGAGGGCGCGGGCGCCACCGAGGCCCCCGCGAAGTAGGCCCCCTCACGGGACGCCGCCCCGCCCTTCTCAGACGGAGGCGGGGCGGTGTCTCGGGGTGCCTCAGGGCTTCACGGCCACGCGCCAGATCGTGTTGCTCGAGTCGTCCGCCACCAGCAGCGAGCCGTCGGGCAGCGCGAGCACGCCCACCGGGCGGCCATACACCTTGGCGGCGGCGCGGTCGGCGATGAAGCCGGTGAGGAAGTCCTCGGGTGCGCCGCTGGGACGGCCGTCCTTGAAGGGCACGAAGACGACCTTGTAGCCGACGATCTCCGAGCGGTTCCACGAGCCGTGCTGCCCGATGAAGGCGCCGCCGCGGTACTTCTCCGGGAAGGCCTGGCCCTTGTAGAAGGCGAGCCCCAGGGACGCGGTGTGCGAGCCCAGCGCCACGTCCGGCACCAGGGTCTTCTGCACCAGGTCGGGCCGCTGGCCGGCGAGCCGGGGATCCTCGTTCGGGCCGAAGTAGGCGAAGGGCCAGCCGTAGAAGCCCCCTTCCTTCACGCCCGTGAGGTAGTCGGGCACCAGGTCATCGCCCAGCTTGTCGCGCTCGTTGACCACGGTCCACAGCGTGGAGGTGCCCGGGGCCCAGTCCATGCCCACGGGGTTGCGCAGGCCGCTCGCGTAGATGCGCTCGCCCGAGCCGTCCGGGTTGATCTCCAGGATGTCCGCCCGGCGGATCTCGTTGTCCAGGCCGTGCTCGGCCACGTTGCTGCCCGAGCCCACCGAGACGTAGATCTTCGAGCCGTCGGCGTTGGCCAGCAGGTTGCGCGTCCAGTGGTTGTTGTACCCCCCGGCCGGCAGGGTGAGGATCTTCTCGCCCGCGGCGCGCACGGACAGCTGCGTGGCGTCGTAGGGGTAGCGCCAGACGCCGTCGGTGTTGGCGACGTAGAAGCGATCCTGGAGCAGCAGCATGCCCAGGGGCTGGTGGAGATCCTTCAGGAAGGTCTCGCGCACCTCGGGCGTGCCGTCGCCGTTGGCGTCGCGCAGGAGGGTGATCCGGTTGGCGCTCGCGCCGATGCGCTGGGAGGCGGCCTTGCCGGACGCCTGGGCCTTCTGGAGGTCCTCCTTGCTCTTGGGCTCGGTGTTCGACTCGGCCACGAG includes:
- a CDS encoding PQQ-dependent sugar dehydrogenase, producing MTTMLKKALLGVSAASLMAACAHDPATPNPTPGGTPPATPPPALPAPDTSHDVQNYSEVIGWPDGQTPVAPEGFVVTKYADGFQNPRWLYVLPNGDVLVAESNTEPKSKEDLQKAQASGKAASQRIGASANRITLLRDANGDGTPEVRETFLKDLHQPLGMLLLQDRFYVANTDGVWRYPYDATQLSVRAAGEKILTLPAGGYNNHWTRNLLANADGSKIYVSVGSGSNVAEHGLDNEIRRADILEINPDGSGERIYASGLRNPVGMDWAPGTSTLWTVVNERDKLGDDLVPDYLTGVKEGGFYGWPFAYFGPNEDPRLAGQRPDLVQKTLVPDVALGSHTASLGLAFYKGQAFPEKYRGGAFIGQHGSWNRSEIVGYKVVFVPFKDGRPSGAPEDFLTGFIADRAAAKVYGRPVGVLALPDGSLLVADDSSNTIWRVAVKP